A region of the Pseudomonas sp. J452 genome:
ATTGCCGCTGCCTGCGTAGAGCACATTATTCAGGCTGTTGCCGGTGAGGTTGGCGCTGTCGCTGGCAAGGATGCGGCCATTCTCGATGCTGTTACCCAAGGTGTGGCTGGCGAGGTAGCTATAAACGATGTCTGTGCCGCCACTTGCCCCGCCGTTGGTTTCGGTGACGACATCACCGACGTTGTCCACGTAGTAAGTATCGGAACCATCCCCGCCAATCATCTTGTCTGCACCCAGGCCGCCATTGATCACGTTGTTGGCGAGATCCCCTGCGAGGTTGTCGTTAAAGTCGGAGCCTGTCAGGTTCTCTATGTCGTTAAGCGAGTTATATGCCGGGTTGATGACGTTGGCGGGGAAGTTTATCTGGGCTGTCACGGCTATCTTCGAATAGGCGAAGGAGGCGGTATCTATCCCCGTACCGCCATTCAATACGTAGCCATATCCACTTTCGCCAGTGCCCGCGTACAGCACATTGTTGAGCTCATTCCCCGTAATGGCGGCCGGACCGGCGGCCAGTATCCGTCCGTTCTCGATGTTCTTGGCCAGGGTATATGAGCTCAGGTAGCTATATACGGTGTCGATGCCCTCGCCGGAATTTTCGCGTATGGCTGCCGCTGCTGTTTCGATGATGTAGATGTCGTCGCCTGCCCCCCCGGAGAGCGCCAGGGGTGATTGCCCGCTTAGAACGTCGTTCTGGTCTGTGCCGTGTATTTCATAAAGTTGCGCCACGCCCTCGGCATCGTAGCGCTGGGAGAAAATCCCTGTGTAGTCATCGTCGACTGCCTCCCAGGTCACCAGCCAGCCGCCATCAGGCAAGGGGATTGTCACGGCTGGGGTTGTTTGCAAGTCACTCTTGTCACCGCTAGATATGACGGCTACTTGTTGCCCCGATGCGTCGAAGCGAGTCGATATGGTTTCTGAATAGTCATACTCAGACCAGGTGTCGTAGGTTGACGAAGTGATCAGCCAGCCGCCATCGGCAAGACCGATGGCGCTAACATTCCCTCCAGATGTTGGAATCTGGGTTATTGGGCCGGTTGAGGCGTTCGATGCGTCATATCGACTCACATAAATCGCATCGTAACCTCTCCAGGCCACTAACCAGCCGCCATCTTCCAATGTGGTAACGGAGGGATGGGTGTCGTACGCAAAGTTTCCGAACGACAGGCGCTCACCGGCGGGTTCGCCATCGGCGTCATATCTCTGTAAGACTGTGCGGCCGATGTAATTCGCTTGTGCGTCGACTTCGTACCAGGAAACTACCCAGCCCCCATCGGACAGGGCCGTAGTGGAAGAGCTGTGTTGCCTGCAGGTCTGGCTGACTAAGACTTCGCTTCCTGTCGGATTGTTGTCTGCGTCATAACGCTGAGAGAAAAGTTGTCCATTGCTTTCCCAGCTGGCAACCCACCCACCATCGGACAGACCGGTTACTGAAGGATATATCTCATCCTCCGTCGAGCTGATGACTTGGGTCTCTGTCCCCATTGGAGTGCCAGTAGCATCGTAGCGCTGAGTGAAGATGCCATGACTGTCGTTTGCACCATTGCCTGTCCAGGCCACCAGCCAGCCGCCATCGCTCATGGCTGCCACTGATGGCATGGCCTGGTGTTGTTCTGTGGTGCTATTGACTGCGGTCTCTCCGCCGACAGGATTTCCGAATTTGTCGTAGCGTTGACAGAAAATGCCCTGCCCATCGCCGGCCCCTGTTCCTGTCCAGGTGACCACCCATCCGCCGTCGGAAAGTGTGGTCACCGCAGGGGCGTATTGGGAGTTGTTCGTGGTGGTGTTGATTTGGCTGATTCCGCCGGGAGTCACTTCGAAAGTGCGATCGGCAAATTGCAGTTGCTCGATATCGAAGAGAGAGTCCGCGCCCTCGTCACCATCGGTGATGTTGGTGTCGGTAATAGTCAGGTGACCACTGCTCCAGCCGAAGCGATAGTCATAAGAGTTGCCTGAATATGTCGCTGTATCCAGGCCGGAACCGCCTAAAAGAATGTCATTGCCCGAGTCGCCTGCGAGGCTGTCATTGTCTGCAGTGCCATTCAGGGTTTCACTGCCAGAGGTTCCGTTGATGACTGCCATGGAGTCCATTCCTAGTTACTGACTTAAAGGAGAGCAATGCCCGATGATGGCATTTTGCTTTTATCGCGGACAATAAAAAACCCCAAGGAATTTAACTTCGCTTGGGGTTTCTCGGTATTAGTGGTGCCCAGGGACGGAATCGAACCGCCGACACGGGGATTTTCAATCCCCTGCTCTACCGACTGAGCTACCTGGGCAACGGGGCGCTATTAAACGGATTTGGCTTTGCAGTGTCAAGCCGGGGAAAGAAAAAATTTCAGTAAAGACGGGCGCTTACGAAATTTACGGGTGTTGCGGGGGCGCTGTGCTTGCTTCTGTAGCCGGATGCAATCCAGGGGGATTGGCGGGGGAGGTCCCGGATTGCATCCGGGCTACAGGGGTTATGCGCTCGGTGGCACGTAGCCGTCGGCCTGGGCGTATTCCTCGCCGGAGAGGAACTTGTCCATCTCGGCCTGGAGGAACTTGCGGTCTTCGGCGTTCATCATGTTCAGGCGGCGTTCGTTGATCAGCATGGTCTGGTGCGCCTGCCATTCGTCCCAGGCCTGCTTGGACACGTTGTTGAAGATGTCTTCGCCTTTTGGGCCCGGGTAGGGCTGGCGGTCGAGGCCGGGGAGGTCTTGCTTGTGCTTGCGGCAGTGGACGGTGCGGCTCATGACTTTTCTCCTGCATTCAGTTCTTGCGCGGCTCGCTTGAGGAGCTTCTTCACCGGGGCGGCCAGGCCCAGGCGTGGCGGGGTGGCGAGGTTATACCAGAGCCAGTCGCCCTCGGCCACGCCAGGGGCGGTCGCCTCGACCTGGATCAGCCAGGGTTCGATGCTCAGCTGGAAGTGGCTGAAGGTGTGGATCAGTCCGCTTAGCTCGCGGCGCTCGCCCAGCTGCAGGGCGTGTTGGCTGGCCAGGGGCTCGAGGGCATCCAGGTCGTCCAGCTCGGGCAGGCTCCACAGGCCGCCCCAGAGGCCGGTCGACGGACGGCGATAGAGCAGGATGGCACCGTCGCGGTTGGCCAGGAGCGGCATCAGGGTGCGCTTCTGTGGCAGCTCCTTGCGCGGCTTGGCGATCGGGTAGCGGATCTCCAGGCCCAGCAGGTGCGCCTGGCAGCCGCTCTGCAGCGGGCAGATCAGGCAGCTTGGCTTGCTCCGGGTACAGAGTGTGGCGCCCAGGTCCATCATCGCCTGGGTGTAGTGGTTGACCCGCTCCTCGGGGAGGAAGCGCTCGGCCACTGCCCACAGCTGCTTGGCCACTTTCGGTTCGCCCGGATAGCCTTCCTGGGCGACGTAGCGGGCCAGCACACGTTTGACGTTGCCGTCGAGAATCGGCGCGCGCAGGCCCATGCTCAGGCTGGCGATGGCGCCGGCGGTGGAGCGGCCGATGCCGGGCAGCGCGGTGAGCTGCTCGACGTCGCGGGGGAATTCGCCGCCGTGCTCGGCCATGACGATCTGCGCGGTCTTCTGCAGGTTGCGCGCGCGGGTGTAGTAGCCGAGGCCGGTCCACAGGTGCAGCACTTCGTCTTCCGGGGCCTCGGCCAGGGCTTGCACGGTCGGCAGGGCATGCATGAAGCGGTCGAAGTAGCCGAGTACGGTGCTGACCTGGGTCTGCTGCAGCATGATTTCCGAGACCCAGACCCGGTAGGGGTTGATGTCCTGCTGCCAGGGCAGGTCCTTGCGTCCGTGCTGGTCATACCAGGCCAGCACGGCGCCGTTGAATTGCGCGGGCGTCATCGGTTGAATAGGCCCTTGAGCGCGTCCTTGAGTTCCGGGCTGACCTTGTCGCCGAGCTTTTCTTCGATCTTCTGTTCGAGCTTGTTGCCGGCCAGCTTGGCGGCGACCTTGCCCAGGCCGTCCTTGTCCAGGCGGCAGGCCTTGGCGCCCAGCTCCAGCGGGCCGCGGCAGAGCAGGGGCCATTCGATGTCGGCGTAGCGCTCGTTGACCTGGCAGGCCGGGTCGGGCATGGCGCTCTTGTCGCCTTCGATGACGATGCCGATGCGGTAGTCGAGGCCGAGTACGCGCAGGTCGACATCGCCCTTACCCTTGAGCGCCAGGCCAGGCAGGCGGGCCTTGAGGTCGGGATTGCTGGCCACGCCGTTGCGCAAGGTCAGGTTGCCGTCGAGTTCCTCGAAAGGGGTGTCCTTGCCGCGCGGCTCACCGGAGAGCGACTTGCGATTGAGGGTGGCGATGCCCTGGCACA
Encoded here:
- the mutY gene encoding A/G-specific adenine glycosylase → MTPAQFNGAVLAWYDQHGRKDLPWQQDINPYRVWVSEIMLQQTQVSTVLGYFDRFMHALPTVQALAEAPEDEVLHLWTGLGYYTRARNLQKTAQIVMAEHGGEFPRDVEQLTALPGIGRSTAGAIASLSMGLRAPILDGNVKRVLARYVAQEGYPGEPKVAKQLWAVAERFLPEERVNHYTQAMMDLGATLCTRSKPSCLICPLQSGCQAHLLGLEIRYPIAKPRKELPQKRTLMPLLANRDGAILLYRRPSTGLWGGLWSLPELDDLDALEPLASQHALQLGERRELSGLIHTFSHFQLSIEPWLIQVEATAPGVAEGDWLWYNLATPPRLGLAAPVKKLLKRAAQELNAGEKS
- a CDS encoding oxidative damage protection protein, which encodes MSRTVHCRKHKQDLPGLDRQPYPGPKGEDIFNNVSKQAWDEWQAHQTMLINERRLNMMNAEDRKFLQAEMDKFLSGEEYAQADGYVPPSA